CTCCATTACATTTTAGCGCTGTTAAAAAAGCTGCAATTTGACTATCAGTTAGTTGACCTTCAAAGATTTTTTCCGCTACTTGCTGCGCTTCTATACGCGTCAAATGTTCATTTCTAAAAACTTTCTCAAATAGATCTTTCATGTCATCGTTCCTCCATTAGTTGGATAAAATTTTTAATAATCACTGCACCCATTGACGTTCCGATGGATTCCGGATGAAATTGAAGTCCAAAAACAGGATATGTTTGATGTTCGATCGCCATGATTTCCTGATCCTCTGCCGCAGTTGCTGTAACTATGAATTCTTTTGGTAGTGTTTTTTGATCAATGACTAATGAGTGATAGCGCATCACTAAATATTCATCAGAGGTTCCTTTAAAAAGTTGGCTGGTTTTATCTGTGTTAATAACGGATTGTTTACCGTGACGAATTTCTTTGGCTGTTATTACCTTAGCGCCAAATACCTCACCGATTGTTTGATGCCCTAAACAAATACCTAATAATGGTTTCCGTTGATAAAATTGCTGTATAATTTCTTTTACATAGCCTGTTTCTGCTGGCGTTCCAGGTCCTGGTGAAATTACAATTGCGTTTGCTTGTTCTGCCAATCGAAAAATATTCGTTGAATCGTTTCGAATGATTACTACATCGTGGTCTGTCCCAATCAATTGAGCAAGATTGTGTGTAAATGAATCATAATTATCGATCAGTAAAATCATTTTCCCACCTCCAAAAGTGCTTTGGCTTTTTGCAACGTTTCTTCATATTCTTTCGTAGGATCAGAATCATAAACGATACCCGCTCCTGCTTGCACATAAGCTTTATTTCTGTGGATGACCATCGTTCTTATCCCAATAGCAAAATCAGCTTGATCATTTTTAGATAAGTAACCTACTGCTCCTGCGTAGATGTTTCGTTTGACGGGTTCGATTTCGTAAATACGCTGCATCGCTCGGATTTTTGGCGCACCGCTGACTGTTCCAGCAGGCAACGTCGCCTTTAATGCATCCATCGCGGTCAATCCTTTTTTTAATTTTCCTGTTACGACTGAGACTAAATGCATTACAAAGCGATACTTTTCAACGATCATATAAACAGGGACGTTAACAGTTCCTATTTCACTCACTTTCCCAACATCGTTTCGCCCTAAATCAATCAACATTAA
This genomic stretch from Enterococcus haemoperoxidus ATCC BAA-382 harbors:
- a CDS encoding anthranilate synthase component II; the encoded protein is MILLIDNYDSFTHNLAQLIGTDHDVVIIRNDSTNIFRLAEQANAIVISPGPGTPAETGYVKEIIQQFYQRKPLLGICLGHQTIGEVFGAKVITAKEIRHGKQSVINTDKTSQLFKGTSDEYLVMRYHSLVIDQKTLPKEFIVTATAAEDQEIMAIEHQTYPVFGLQFHPESIGTSMGAVIIKNFIQLMEER